A window of Calderihabitans maritimus contains these coding sequences:
- a CDS encoding YlmC/YmxH family sporulation protein: MLKVSDLRMRDVINVVDGRRLGYIKDIDVDLEKGRVKALILPGQSRFLGLFGRNDDIRIDWSKIKKIGVDVILVEIKDFTAPEPKEQEMG, encoded by the coding sequence TTGCTCAAGGTTTCCGATTTGCGGATGCGGGATGTGATTAATGTGGTCGACGGACGTCGCCTGGGATATATAAAAGATATAGATGTGGACTTGGAAAAAGGTAGGGTAAAAGCGTTGATTTTACCCGGCCAAAGCCGTTTCTTGGGATTGTTTGGAAGGAACGATGACATTCGTATAGACTGGTCAAAGATTAAAAAGATTGGAGTGGATGTTATTTTAGTGGAAATAAAGGATTTTACCGCGCCTGAACCTAAAGAACAAGAGATGGGATAA
- the nrdR gene encoding transcriptional regulator NrdR → MRCPFCGYSDSKVLDSRPSEERNSIRRRRECLDCGKRFTTYEKIEDLPLVVVKKDGRREVFNPEKLQVGIMKACEKRPVSTSQIEHMVNEIEKELLNTMEREVSSKQIGEMVMERLRKIDEVAYVRFASVYRQFKDLQTFMQELENLLKNNKS, encoded by the coding sequence ATGCGTTGTCCTTTTTGCGGGTACAGCGATTCTAAAGTGTTGGATTCCCGTCCTTCCGAGGAAAGGAACTCTATTCGCCGTAGGAGAGAGTGCCTCGATTGTGGTAAAAGGTTCACTACTTACGAAAAGATAGAGGACCTTCCTCTGGTAGTAGTTAAAAAAGACGGACGGAGGGAGGTTTTTAATCCCGAAAAATTACAGGTAGGGATTATGAAGGCTTGCGAAAAGCGCCCGGTATCTACCAGTCAGATAGAGCATATGGTAAATGAGATCGAGAAAGAGCTGCTGAATACTATGGAACGGGAAGTTAGTAGCAAGCAGATAGGAGAAATGGTGATGGAGCGGTTGCGGAAAATTGATGAGGTGGCTTATGTTCGATTTGCTTCTGTGTACCGTCAGTTTAAGGACCTGCAAACTTTTATGCAAGAATTGGAAAATCTTCTGAAGAACAATAAATCTTAG